GCACTTTAAGGGGTCAGCATCCGCCGGAATGTCATGCTAAATTCATGACTTCAACCAACGTTTGCTAAGGGGGTCAGCTTGCTCCGGAATATCCACATAGATCCAAAGAAATCCGTTTTTAATACGTCCCAGACAAAGATTCTGAACAAATGGTTTTATCTAATATTTGTTGCTATGGGCATGGCATTTCTATTGGCTTTGATTTACGATGTTATTTAATTAATAATCTGACGAAGAACCCCACCCGCTATCGCACAACCTGCTCCATCAAAACGGAGATTGCATCGCGTGATAAAGAGATATAAAAAAACAAAATGCTGCATTTTAAAAGTGCGGCTTTTGTTTTGTAAGCTCTCCGTCGGGAGCCGGACAAGCTGGTTTGGCTGCTCTGTACATTGACGATGAATCCACCGATAACGATGGTGGAATGTACTTTACCCATACCGATTATCAAGGAAATTTATTAGCTTTAAGCATTGAATCGGGTAATGTGGTAGAACGCTACGTCCCGATGAGCGCAGCAATTTCGGGAACACCATGCTATCACGTTTCTTAAGTCCCAACCCGTTTTCTATCGATATCAATTGGATAATGGCAGGGGATGCCGATATTCTTAATTCATTCACTGAAACGGGCCAAATTATTTCAGGGAGTTACTTGTTCCATAATCTGTATTCAGGAAGAGTAGATACTATTTACCCTTAATTTGATATATTAACGGTTGCAAGACTTAAAATTAACCCTCCGTTCCTTTTTTAATTTTTTCAACAGCTTCTTCCTTCTCCTCTGTACTGGGACTATCTGTTGTATTTTGTGCATATTGAGCTTTAGAACTGTATAACAATTTGCTGTATATGGGAAAATGATCGGAACCAATGTTTTTTTGGCGTTCCATGGCAATCAGCTTAAAGTCATTGCTATGAAAGATATGATCTAAAGGCCAACGCAACAGCAGATGACCGGCATGAAAAGTATTGAAAAAACCACGTCCTCTTCTCGGATCGAGTAGTCCACTCATTTTAAGGAATAAGCTGGTTGTGCGCGACCAGGCCACATCGTTGAGATCGCCCATCACCAAAATGGTTTCGTTGTCGGCATCTAACTTATTGGCTACCATAAGTAGTTCGGCATCGCGCTCGGCTGACGTTTCGTTTTGCGAAGGGCTGGGGGGTGCGGGATGCAGACAAAACAGCCGGATTGTTTTTCCCGATTTTAACTTCACCGTTGTTTCAATAGAAGGCACATCCGATTCAACCAAATAGTTCACCTCGGCATCTATCAGCTCCAGGCGCGAATACAAATGCATGCCATAAAGGTTATCCAAAGGCACTTTTACCGTATAGGGATAATCCGGCTCTAAAACATTCAACTTGTCTTCCCACCACTTGTCCGATTCGAGCGTGAGCAGTATATCTGGATTTTTTTTTCGCACCACCTCCAACAGACGATGCGACTGCCTATTGGGGGTTAGCACATTACTCACCAATACCGAAACGGTGTTATCCTTCTCCGGCTCAATTATCTGGTTTTGAACACTAAGCACCTGTTTAGGCGCTAACAACGTATATGGGTAAATACGGTATGCCTGATAAGCCAAACTGCACAACAACAGAAACAACAGGAAGAAATGCCATAGTTCGGAGAAATCGTAAACCCACGCTGTTAACATGAGAGTAATAAGCAGCAAGGCACTTATTTGAATACGTGGAAAATCGAATGCTCTTATCCACCAATCATCCCATTTTAAGCGGGATGCAAAAGTAGCCGAAATTGTAACTATAGCAAGGATAAAGGTGATAATTCGGCTAAGGCTAAACGGATCCTGAAATATAGTCATCATAATTATCAGTTAATTACCTGTGTGAACCTATCCTTAACTACAGCAAAAAAATAGCATCGGAACTTCGATTCACTCGTTATATCATGGTAAAATATTTTTTTTTGTTAGCACTTGTTCATCCCTCAAAATAATACATTAAACCTCTATCCCACTATATAAAAAATGTGCTTACATCTGTGGCATCGGCATATTTCACCAACAAGGCGGTGGTTTCGGTCAGGGCTTCTTCAAGTTCATCTTTGGCATTAAAGCCAATATAAATAAATATAATTTTATTTGTTTTATGGTTTATCATGGTTCGGGTAGAATCGCTTGTGGGTGTACCAAAGGCACCCACGGCATCCCTGAATACAGGCAGCCGCTCAATGTTCAGCTCACCCCTACCTATTCCCTCATAAGGTTCTTTTGCTTTTCCAATGCCCAGGGATATGTTGCCTACAATTTGACTGGCATCGTATCCACAAATCGAAAATCCTGTTTTAATAGAAATGTAATTTAATACATCCACAGCATTCAATATCTCATATAATCCCTTGCCATTGGCAATCCTGCGCATGAGCGCTTCGGCGGCAGGACGATACCGGTTGGGGTCTTTACCGAGAGCCCGGTAGGCATCTTTGGTGGCCTTTACGTTTGGTGTTTGCCTTATGGTTTCAGGACTTAGTTTTACTTGTAGTTTTTCAATCTGTTTTCGGATCCAAACGCCTTGATCTGGTGAAGTGGGCGCTATAGCTACCGAAGCCTCCAATCCGGCCAACTGTATTTGTGGTAAAATATTTTTTATTTCGGACTGTATGCTTATTATCGCCATGAGTTCCTTTACTTTTTTATTGTTGGACAAAGTTAACATTTAAGTCCAAAAAACAGACCCTATTCCATACCATTTAGTAGGAGTTAGCACTCCTTGCGTTTTCAATAAGTATTATATTGAATACTATGAGTAGGGTTTTGGCATTGCGATCTCTGTTTTTTTTACTTTCTTTAGTGTTAAAACAAATTCCCGGTACAATGCCGGTAAAAGGTAAAAAATATGATAGGTAAAGATATAATTCCCGATGATTTAAAATGTGTGATATTTGATATGGATGGCGTTCTGTACGATTCGATGAAAAACCATGAGATAACATGGCGGAAATCGTTTCAGAGCGAGGGTATCGACTTTCCGGGATACGAGGCCTATATGCATGAGGGCAGACCCGGACACGAAACCATAGCTTATGTGTTTAAAGAATATGTAAAGAAAGAGGCTACGCAGGAGGACAAAGATAGGGTGTATAACGAAAAAGTACGCCTGATGTCCAAAATGCCGGCTGCAGAAAAAATGCCCATGGTAAAAGAGCTCATAAATTTGTTACGGGAGAGGGAAATAAGTATTTGGGTAGTGACCGGCTCAAAGCAGCCTACCTTATTGAACAGGTTGAGTCAGGATTTTGAGATAGCGCCAAGCCATATCGTAAGTGCCAGGGATGTAACCCAAGGCAAACCACATCCCCAGCCCTATTTAATGGCTATACAGGGTTCAGGTTTTATTGCTTCGCAATGTATGGTGGTGGAGAATGCGCCTTTGGGAGTGCGATCGTCAAAAGCTGCAGGTATAACTACTATTGCTGTTAATACGGGTGTATTAAAAGATGAGGTATTAAGCAATGAAGGTGCCGACATAGTACTACCCGATACAAGAAGTTTATATGCCTATATGGTGGCTCATTTTAAGACAGGATAATTAACATATAAAGTAGATGGTAGTTAAAAATGCCCATAGGAATCTAAAATGGATATAAATTAACAGAATAGAAACTACGTCCCTTTTGAGATGGAATACTTGGTTGGTTTAGGTTCTGCCATTTCAATTGCCTACCACAGTCATGCGTAGCGTATGCTTTTAACTGCCAGTGTGGCTTATGCATACTACGAATAAATAGTAGCCAATATATTACGGTGTCCTCCATGATTTCTGAACTCACACAAATAAATGCCTTGCCAGGTGCCCATATTTAGTCGTCCTTTGGTGATGGGAATATTCAAGGAGCAGCCCACCAAACTCGATTTTATGTGTGATGGCATGTCATCGCTCCCCTCGAGCGTATGCGTATATTCCGGTCTGTTTTCGGGTACCATGGTGTTAAGGATGGTTTCAAAATCAACGCGTACCGAGGGGTCGGCATTTTCGTTAATTGTAAGCCCCGCCGAGGTGTGCTGGACAAAAAGGTTCAATAAGCCGGTTTCGGGCAAGTTCAGGTGCGATTCGATGTAGGAAGTTATGAGATGAAAGCCCCTTTGTTTTTCGGGCAACCGAAGTTGTATTTGTTGTATCATGCGTGTTTTTTTATTCATAGAGTATGGGGTATTGCCATACGATGCCACTTGCCATTTCAAGTACTTATATAACTACAATTAAACTTGTTATTTATTGCATGATATCAAAATGCTTCATGGCAAAAACCATGGCGTAATCTTCAATCTCGTTGCATATCTCCCGGTAGGCCAACAATTTTTCCTGGTCGGTTCCTTCGGCCAAGCGTGGATCTTTAAACGGATGGCAGATTATTTCGCCCGGTTCGTGCGTCCATACTAAATCATCGGGCGATGAGTGATCGGCAACAATCACATAGTCAAATCTGTGCTGCTTATAATCTGAAATATTGGACGAAGTGTTTTTGCTGATATCGATAACAGATTCCATCATGGCTTTCTGAGCCAGCATGTGCACGGGTTCGATATTGGTTCCGGCACAGAACACCTTGGCCTGGCCCTTCAAATAATAATTCAGCCATCCTTGCAGCATTTGCGAACGTGCTGCGTTTCTTTCGGTGTAGATTAAAATTTTTTTCATATCGTTCAGGTTATTTCTATCTTATCAAAGATAGACAAATTGATGATAGGGGCACAATGTTGATTATGTTTTTTACCACTAAGGCACAGGGGGCACAGAGAATCTTTGTGTCCTTTGTGTCTCTGTGGTTATTTTGTTTTTTTACCAATTTCTTTGTGTTCTTTGTGTCTGTGGTTATCTTCAATTCACAATATACTTCTTCAGTGTCCCGAGGAAAAACTGATCAATAATATCGCTGATGAATCTGCTCATTTCCTCACGCGTTTCCTGCGTGGCAGTGCCCACATGGGGCGTTAGTACCGCATTGTCCATGGCCAGCAGTTCCTTGGGGATGTGGGGTTCGTTTTCATACACGTCCAATCCGGCACCAGCTATCTCCTTGTTTTTTAATGCCGCTATAAGTTCGGGCTCGTTGATAACGCTTCCCCGTGCCGTGTTAATTACGATGGCCGTGTTTTTCATAGCCTTGAATTGCGCAGCGCCCATCAGATGATGGGTTTCCGGTGTCAAGGGGGTGTTCAGCGAAACCACATCGGCCGATTTAAGTAATACTTCCAAGGACACTTTAGTAGCCTGATATTCCTCTTCAATATCGGGACTCAGTTGTTTGCGATTGTGATAAACGATGTGCATGCCAAAGGCCAATGCCCGCCGAGCCAATGCCTGACCTATGGCCCCCATGCCGATGATGCCCAGCGTTTTTCCATAAAGGGTAGTACTCAGGTTTTTCATCACCCCGGTTTGCACGCCTTCGGGGCTTCGGAGTTGGTTATTCATCTTACCTATTTGCCGGGCCGCTGCCACCATCAGCCCCATGGCCAGCTCTGCCGTGGGCTCGGTTACCGGGTCGGGCGTATTGGTAACGGTGATGCCTTTTTTGCGGGCATAATCGATATCGATATTATCATAGCCCACCCCAAAATTGGCTATCAGCTTCAGTTTTTTCGCCCTGTCGATAAGCTGATTGCTCAGTGCATGCCCGAACACCGAAACGATGGCATCCACTGTTTCAATGTGTTCTTCAATTTCCTTCTCGCTCATCGCATCCCCTTTGGGAATGATAACCTGGAATTGATCGCTTAGGCTGTCAAAACCATCGCTGGGTATTTGCGCCATTATCAGTATTTTTTTCTTCATGACATACAACGTATTAAAAAAGTAAATCTATCGTTTTTAAGATTATTTTAAAAGTATATTTCTGTTTAATCCGCTTGGATGTTTACTTTTGTCTATCATCTTTTTACTTTTACCCTTTACCTTGATTCTAAACTTGTACTCTGAACTAGTACTTGTATGGCAAAGCACCTATTAAAAATTTTTCATGCTTAAAAAGCTTTTACTTCTATCTGTCATTTTGTTTTGTAGCGCAACTTCGTATGCCCAGCAAAACATCCATATCACCGGCACGGTAAAATCTTTCGAGGGGCTGCCGCTGGACCTTGTCAACGTTTCGGTAAAGGATAATCCCGGCGGGAGCATCACGAACCAGGAAGGGGAGTTTACCCTAAAGATAAAAACGCCATGGCCTTTGGGCCTTGTTTTCAGCCGCATTGGTTACCAGCAGCAGGAATTGACATTAGATAGCGCAGCGGCCACAAAGCCCCTGGTAATTGTTCTGTCGGCAAAATCGGAATCACTGGAAACGGTGGACGTAAAGGCCAGGCGACAGAGCGAGCAGAACTTCACGGCCATCGACTCTAAGCTGTCGACCACACTGCCGGATGCTACGGGTGGGGGCATAGAAGCCTTGGTGAAAACGCAGATGGGCGTGAGCTCCAACAACGAGTTGAGTTCGCAATACAGGGTGCGCGGCGGTAACTTCGACGAGAATCTGGTGTATGTAAACGATATAGAGATTTACCGCCCCATGCTCATACGTGCCGGACAGCAGGAGGGCTTGAGCTTTGTGAACCCCGAAATGGTTTCCGACGTGCAGTTTTCGGCCGGGGGGTTCGATGCCCGTTATGGCGATAAAATGTCGTCGGTGCTGGACATAACCTACAAGCAGCCTACCCATTTTGCCGGGAGTGCATCCGCCAGCCTGCTGGGCGCCAACGCCCACGTTGAGGGAACGGACAGGAGCCAGAAGTTTACCCACATTACCGGCTTGCGTTACAAAACCAATAAATATTTGGTGAGCAGTACCGATGTGTCGGGCGATTACAGACCCGCCTTTTTCGATTTACAAAGCTATCTGACCTATCAGATAACTGATAAATGGCGTTTAGGTTTTTTGGGCAACGTGTCCCGGAACCAGTACAATTTTAAACCTGTGGACAGGGAAACCAGCTTTGGTACCATCAATGAGGCCAAAAAATTGAAAATCTATTTTGAGGGCCAGGAGAAAGACGAGTTTTTAACCGGCTTTGCCGCCGGAACCATCGACTTTATGCCCAACAGTCTGCACCATTATAAGCTTACCGTTTCGGGATACCGTACATCGGAAGATGAGAATTATGATATTCTCGGGCAATACTGGTTACAGGAGTTGGAAGGAGAAGATGGACAAATATCGGACGCCGAACGGATTGCTACAGGAATAGGGGTAGGATCGTACCTTGAGCATGCGCGCAACTACTTGTTTGGAGCCATTAGCAACGTAGCGCTACGCGGTGCCCATCGTTGGGGAGATAACAATATGGAGTGGGAAGTGAAATATCAGCACGAGCGCTTTTCGGATATTATCAACGAATGGGAAATGCGCGATTCGGCCGATTTTAATATCCCCATCAATCCCGATAAACTGGAATTGATATATGCCTACAACGCCGAAAACGATATATCCTCCAATCGCTACACGGCCTTTGTGCAAGAGAAAAGACGCTTTGAGCTGCCGAGGAGTAGGATGGATGTATCATTAGGAGTGCGGGGCAATTATTGGGATTTCAACGGTGAGCTTTTAATCAGTCCCAGGCTGGGCATAAGTCTAACGCCCGAGTGGGAGCGGGATTTCAGGTTTCGTTTTTCCACAGGTCTGTATTATCAATCGCCTTTTTACAAGGAGTACCGTTCGCAGGGAGGTGGCATCAATTACAACATCAAAGCCCAAGAGTCGATCCATTTTGTTGGGGGTATGGACTATTACTTTACAAGGGGGGAGCGTCCGTTTAAATTATCTACGGAGCTTTATTATAAAAAGATGAAGAACCTGATTCCCTATCAAATTGATAATGTGCGCATCCGATATTCGGCAAAAAACAATGCCGAGGGCTACGTTGCGGGTATCGATATGAAGATAAACGGCGAGTTTGTCAAGGGCGTTGAGTCCTGGGCCACCCTCTCGCTCATGCGCACGGAGGAGGATTTAAAGGACGATTCATATAAAGATGGGCAAACGGGCCAAAAGATAAGTCCGGGCTATATCCCACGCCCGTCGGACCAACGTATGAACTTTAGCCTGATGTTTCAGGATTATTTCCGCAACAACCCATCCTTTAAGGTGAATCTGAATTTTTTATACGGTACAGGCT
Above is a window of Saccharicrinis carchari DNA encoding:
- a CDS encoding TonB-dependent receptor gives rise to the protein MLKKLLLLSVILFCSATSYAQQNIHITGTVKSFEGLPLDLVNVSVKDNPGGSITNQEGEFTLKIKTPWPLGLVFSRIGYQQQELTLDSAAATKPLVIVLSAKSESLETVDVKARRQSEQNFTAIDSKLSTTLPDATGGGIEALVKTQMGVSSNNELSSQYRVRGGNFDENLVYVNDIEIYRPMLIRAGQQEGLSFVNPEMVSDVQFSAGGFDARYGDKMSSVLDITYKQPTHFAGSASASLLGANAHVEGTDRSQKFTHITGLRYKTNKYLVSSTDVSGDYRPAFFDLQSYLTYQITDKWRLGFLGNVSRNQYNFKPVDRETSFGTINEAKKLKIYFEGQEKDEFLTGFAAGTIDFMPNSLHHYKLTVSGYRTSEDENYDILGQYWLQELEGEDGQISDAERIATGIGVGSYLEHARNYLFGAISNVALRGAHRWGDNNMEWEVKYQHERFSDIINEWEMRDSADFNIPINPDKLELIYAYNAENDISSNRYTAFVQEKRRFELPRSRMDVSLGVRGNYWDFNGELLISPRLGISLTPEWERDFRFRFSTGLYYQSPFYKEYRSQGGGINYNIKAQESIHFVGGMDYYFTRGERPFKLSTELYYKKMKNLIPYQIDNVRIRYSAKNNAEGYVAGIDMKINGEFVKGVESWATLSLMRTEEDLKDDSYKDGQTGQKISPGYIPRPSDQRMNFSLMFQDYFRNNPSFKVNLNFLYGTGLPFGPPRSERYKAINRMPAYRRVDIGFSKEITGTQLNPNVTAGTFKNIWIGLEVFNLFNINNTISYFWVSDVSNRQYAVPNYLTSRRINLKLVTRF
- a CDS encoding endonuclease/exonuclease/phosphatase family protein: MMTIFQDPFSLSRIITFILAIVTISATFASRLKWDDWWIRAFDFPRIQISALLLITLMLTAWVYDFSELWHFFLLFLLLCSLAYQAYRIYPYTLLAPKQVLSVQNQIIEPEKDNTVSVLVSNVLTPNRQSHRLLEVVRKKNPDILLTLESDKWWEDKLNVLEPDYPYTVKVPLDNLYGMHLYSRLELIDAEVNYLVESDVPSIETTVKLKSGKTIRLFCLHPAPPSPSQNETSAERDAELLMVANKLDADNETILVMGDLNDVAWSRTTSLFLKMSGLLDPRRGRGFFNTFHAGHLLLRWPLDHIFHSNDFKLIAMERQKNIGSDHFPIYSKLLYSSKAQYAQNTTDSPSTEEKEEAVEKIKKGTEG
- a CDS encoding HAD family hydrolase; the protein is MIGKDIIPDDLKCVIFDMDGVLYDSMKNHEITWRKSFQSEGIDFPGYEAYMHEGRPGHETIAYVFKEYVKKEATQEDKDRVYNEKVRLMSKMPAAEKMPMVKELINLLREREISIWVVTGSKQPTLLNRLSQDFEIAPSHIVSARDVTQGKPHPQPYLMAIQGSGFIASQCMVVENAPLGVRSSKAAGITTIAVNTGVLKDEVLSNEGADIVLPDTRSLYAYMVAHFKTG
- a CDS encoding NAD(P)-dependent oxidoreductase; amino-acid sequence: MKKKILIMAQIPSDGFDSLSDQFQVIIPKGDAMSEKEIEEHIETVDAIVSVFGHALSNQLIDRAKKLKLIANFGVGYDNIDIDYARKKGITVTNTPDPVTEPTAELAMGLMVAAARQIGKMNNQLRSPEGVQTGVMKNLSTTLYGKTLGIIGMGAIGQALARRALAFGMHIVYHNRKQLSPDIEEEYQATKVSLEVLLKSADVVSLNTPLTPETHHLMGAAQFKAMKNTAIVINTARGSVINEPELIAALKNKEIAGAGLDVYENEPHIPKELLAMDNAVLTPHVGTATQETREEMSRFISDIIDQFFLGTLKKYIVN
- a CDS encoding B3/B4 domain-containing protein — translated: MSNNKKVKELMAIISIQSEIKNILPQIQLAGLEASVAIAPTSPDQGVWIRKQIEKLQVKLSPETIRQTPNVKATKDAYRALGKDPNRYRPAAEALMRRIANGKGLYEILNAVDVLNYISIKTGFSICGYDASQIVGNISLGIGKAKEPYEGIGRGELNIERLPVFRDAVGAFGTPTSDSTRTMINHKTNKIIFIYIGFNAKDELEEALTETTALLVKYADATDVSTFFI
- a CDS encoding arsenate reductase/protein-tyrosine-phosphatase family protein, with product MKKILIYTERNAARSQMLQGWLNYYLKGQAKVFCAGTNIEPVHMLAQKAMMESVIDISKNTSSNISDYKQHRFDYVIVADHSSPDDLVWTHEPGEIICHPFKDPRLAEGTDQEKLLAYREICNEIEDYAMVFAMKHFDIMQ
- a CDS encoding secondary thiamine-phosphate synthase enzyme YjbQ, which codes for MIQQIQLRLPEKQRGFHLITSYIESHLNLPETGLLNLFVQHTSAGLTINENADPSVRVDFETILNTMVPENRPEYTHTLEGSDDMPSHIKSSLVGCSLNIPITKGRLNMGTWQGIYLCEFRNHGGHRNILATIYS